The Pseudomonas berkeleyensis genome includes a region encoding these proteins:
- a CDS encoding coniferyl aldehyde dehydrogenase: protein MVADIAYLQQNQQQITQLDSTFTLQRAAFASNPMPSAEQRIQWLKSLSELLTEQQDALVAAISEDFSNRSADETLLAELMPSLHGIHYATKRIKKWMKPSRRSVGMQFMPASAKVIYQPLGVVGIIVPWNYPLFLAIGPLTGALAAGNRVMIKMSESTPATSQLVKDLLARIFPEDLVSVALGEAEVGMAFSKLPFDHLLFTGATSIGKHVMRAAAENLTPVTLELGGKSPAIVSASVPLDHAAERIAFGKTLNAGQTCVAPDYVLVPRDRIDGFVSAYREVVQRFYPALKDNPDYTAIINERQLARLNGYLQDAQTKGARIVPLYPEAQGRRLPQSLVLDVNDDMKLMQDEIFGPLLPVVPYDRIEDAFAYVNARPRPLALYYFGYDKREQQRVLHETHSGGVCLNDTLLHVAQDDMPFGGVGPSGMGHYHGHEGFLTFSKAKGVFIKQRFNAARLIYPPYGKAIQKLVYKLFVR, encoded by the coding sequence ATGGTCGCCGACATCGCCTACCTGCAGCAGAATCAACAGCAGATCACCCAGCTGGACAGCACCTTCACCCTGCAGCGTGCGGCCTTTGCCAGCAACCCGATGCCATCGGCTGAGCAACGTATCCAGTGGCTGAAATCCCTGAGTGAGCTGTTGACCGAACAGCAGGACGCACTGGTCGCCGCGATCTCCGAGGACTTCAGCAACCGCTCGGCCGACGAGACCCTGCTGGCCGAACTGATGCCCAGCCTGCATGGCATTCACTACGCCACCAAACGCATCAAGAAATGGATGAAGCCGTCGCGGCGCAGCGTCGGCATGCAGTTCATGCCCGCTTCGGCCAAGGTGATCTACCAGCCGCTGGGCGTGGTCGGCATCATCGTGCCGTGGAACTACCCGCTGTTTCTCGCCATCGGCCCGCTGACCGGTGCACTGGCTGCCGGCAACCGGGTGATGATCAAGATGAGCGAGTCCACCCCGGCCACCTCGCAGTTGGTCAAGGATCTGCTGGCGCGCATTTTCCCCGAGGATCTGGTCAGCGTCGCCCTGGGCGAAGCAGAAGTTGGCATGGCCTTCTCCAAGCTGCCGTTCGACCACCTGCTGTTCACGGGTGCCACCAGCATCGGTAAACATGTGATGCGCGCCGCCGCCGAGAACCTGACCCCGGTGACCCTGGAGCTGGGCGGCAAGTCACCCGCCATCGTCTCGGCCTCTGTACCACTGGATCACGCCGCCGAGCGCATCGCCTTCGGCAAGACGCTCAATGCCGGGCAAACCTGCGTGGCGCCGGACTACGTGCTGGTGCCGCGAGACCGCATCGACGGTTTCGTCAGCGCCTACCGCGAGGTCGTGCAGCGCTTCTACCCAGCGCTCAAGGACAACCCGGACTACACCGCGATCATCAACGAGCGTCAGCTGGCACGCCTCAACGGTTATCTGCAGGACGCCCAGACCAAGGGCGCGCGCATCGTCCCGCTGTACCCTGAGGCCCAGGGCCGACGCCTGCCACAAAGCCTGGTGCTGGACGTCAACGACGATATGAAGCTGATGCAGGACGAGATCTTCGGCCCGCTGCTGCCAGTGGTGCCCTACGACCGTATCGAAGATGCCTTCGCCTACGTCAACGCACGACCACGGCCGCTGGCGCTTTACTACTTCGGCTACGACAAGCGCGAGCAGCAGCGCGTGCTGCATGAAACCCACTCCGGCGGCGTGTGCCTGAACGACACCCTGCTGCACGTAGCCCAGGACGACATGCCGTTCGGCGGCGTCGGCCCGTCGGGCATGGGCCACTACCACGGTCATGAAGGCTTCCTGACCTTCAGCAAGGCCAAGGGCGTGTTCATCAAGCAGCGCTTCAACGCCGCTCGGCTGATCTACCCGCCTTACGGCAAGGCGATCCAGAAGCTGGTCTACAAATTGTTCGTACGCTGA
- a CDS encoding GMC family oxidoreductase, which produces MPVPDLFKQGLAKGWKTYDGSRLENDLTLEADVAIVGSGAGGGTTAEILSAAGYKVLLIEEGPLKTSDDFKMQESEAYPNLYQEGIGRMSKDGAITILQGRAVGGTTLINWTSSFRTPPQTLAHWAEAHGVKGHDVESMAPWFEKMEQRLGVAPWMVPPNANNEVIRTGCDKLGYHWSVIPRNVRGCWNLGYCGMGCPTNAKQSMLVTTIPATLEAGGELLYLARADKLVIEGDKVVGIDCLGMDERCVAPNGKRIRVKARHYVLAGGGINTPGILLRSEVPDPHKRIGRRTYLHLVNFSAAQFEQVINPFYGAPQSLYSDHFQWDDGTTGRLSYKLEVPPLQPALTATLLGDFGRENALRMEQLPHTNVMLALLRDGFHPDCAEGRVELRGDGSPVLDYQMTDYTWDGVRRAFLTMAEIQFAAGAKAVMPTHADARFVSTWGEAREMIENLDLALYRTRLGSAHVMGGCAMGEDPQQAVVDSLGRHHQLGNLSIHDGSLFPTSIGANPQLSIYGLTSKLATLLAERLRS; this is translated from the coding sequence ATGCCTGTACCCGATCTGTTCAAGCAAGGCCTGGCCAAGGGTTGGAAGACATACGACGGTTCACGCCTGGAAAACGACCTGACACTGGAAGCCGACGTCGCCATCGTCGGCAGCGGTGCCGGCGGTGGCACCACGGCAGAAATCCTCAGCGCCGCCGGCTACAAGGTGCTGCTGATCGAGGAAGGCCCGCTGAAGACCAGCGACGACTTCAAGATGCAGGAGTCCGAGGCCTACCCGAATCTCTATCAGGAAGGCATCGGCCGCATGAGCAAGGACGGCGCCATCACCATCCTGCAGGGCCGTGCCGTGGGGGGCACCACGCTGATCAACTGGACCAGCAGCTTCCGCACGCCGCCACAAACCCTGGCACATTGGGCCGAGGCCCATGGTGTGAAAGGCCATGATGTCGAGTCCATGGCGCCCTGGTTCGAGAAAATGGAGCAGCGCCTGGGCGTCGCCCCCTGGATGGTGCCGCCGAATGCCAACAACGAGGTGATCCGCACTGGCTGCGACAAACTCGGCTACCACTGGTCTGTCATCCCACGCAACGTGCGCGGCTGCTGGAACCTCGGCTACTGCGGCATGGGCTGCCCGACCAACGCCAAGCAATCGATGCTGGTCACCACCATCCCCGCGACCCTGGAGGCTGGCGGCGAGCTGCTTTACCTGGCGCGCGCCGACAAGCTGGTGATCGAAGGCGACAAGGTGGTCGGCATCGACTGCCTGGGCATGGACGAACGCTGCGTAGCACCCAACGGCAAGCGCATTCGCGTCAAGGCGCGGCATTACGTGCTGGCCGGCGGCGGTATCAATACCCCCGGTATCCTGCTGCGCTCCGAAGTGCCCGATCCGCACAAGCGGATCGGCCGACGCACCTATCTGCACCTGGTGAATTTCTCCGCTGCGCAGTTCGAGCAGGTGATCAATCCCTTCTACGGCGCACCGCAATCGCTCTACTCCGACCATTTCCAGTGGGACGACGGCACCACCGGGCGGCTCTCCTACAAACTGGAAGTGCCGCCGCTGCAGCCGGCGCTGACCGCCACCCTGCTCGGTGATTTCGGCCGTGAGAACGCTCTGCGCATGGAGCAACTGCCGCACACCAACGTGATGCTCGCGCTGCTACGCGACGGTTTCCACCCCGACTGCGCCGAAGGCCGCGTGGAACTGCGCGGTGACGGCAGTCCGGTGCTCGACTACCAGATGACCGATTACACCTGGGACGGCGTGCGCCGCGCCTTCCTGACCATGGCCGAAATCCAGTTCGCCGCCGGGGCCAAGGCAGTGATGCCAACCCACGCCGATGCGCGCTTCGTCAGCACCTGGGGCGAAGCCCGAGAGATGATCGAGAACCTCGATCTGGCGCTGTACCGCACACGCCTGGGCAGTGCCCACGTGATGGGCGGCTGCGCCATGGGCGAAGACCCGCAACAGGCGGTGGTCGACAGCCTGGGCCGCCATCATCAGCTCGGCAACCTGTCGATCCACGATGGCTCGCTGTTCCCCACCAGCATCGGCGCTAATCCGCAGTTGTCGATCTACGGGCTGACCTCGAAACTGGCCACCTTGCTGGCCGAGCGCCTGAGAAGCTGA
- the ggt gene encoding gamma-glutamyltransferase: protein MLRKLLLSTLLLSASLLAQAAPHQAAIATAHPAATAAAQQMLDAGGNAFDAAVAASAALAVVEPYGSGLGGGGFFLLRSAGETPGYDFLDARERAPLEAKPDLYVRDGKVQRELSLNGALAAAIPGLPAALVELAEHHGRLPLKTSLAPAIRLANEGFAVDRVYRERAAWRLAALRDDVESAKLFLDQNEIPAEGYLLRQTDLATTLQALAEHGREGFYTGPVAERLVTGVRHAGGIWTLDDLHEYRIARREPLRFALEDGRELISAPPPSAGGVALAQSLAMLEQLPWRDAEPVQRVHYVVEALRRAYRDRGLLGDPDFIKNPLEQLLSPGHLAVLAGSIDPEQATPSSSLPPAGTWHEGDHTTHFAVLDAEGNAVAATLSINLPFGAAFTVPGTGVLLNDEMDDFAADVQGANTYGLAGSQANVIAGGKRPLSSMSPSFIESSDEFAAFGTPGGSRIPSMVLLSMLEYLDDQPIERWPAVARYHHQFLPDVIEHEPDTFSDEQVAELQKRGYELKRLDRQYGNQQVLFWDKVSGEVKAASDPRGIGTATP from the coding sequence ATGTTGCGCAAACTCCTGCTATCGACCCTGCTGCTCAGTGCCAGCCTGCTGGCCCAGGCAGCGCCGCACCAGGCAGCCATTGCCACCGCTCACCCTGCCGCCACCGCTGCGGCGCAGCAGATGCTGGACGCTGGCGGCAACGCCTTCGATGCAGCCGTCGCGGCCAGCGCTGCCTTGGCAGTGGTCGAGCCCTATGGTTCAGGCCTCGGCGGAGGCGGCTTCTTTCTGCTGCGCAGCGCTGGCGAAACACCCGGCTATGATTTTCTCGACGCACGCGAGCGCGCCCCATTGGAGGCCAAGCCGGATCTCTACGTGCGCGACGGCAAGGTGCAGCGCGAACTGTCGCTCAACGGCGCACTGGCTGCAGCGATTCCTGGCCTGCCAGCGGCACTGGTCGAACTGGCTGAACACCATGGTCGCTTGCCACTGAAGACCAGCCTGGCTCCGGCGATTCGCCTGGCCAATGAAGGTTTCGCTGTCGATCGCGTCTACCGCGAGCGCGCCGCCTGGCGCCTGGCTGCCCTGCGTGATGACGTGGAAAGCGCGAAGCTGTTCCTCGACCAGAATGAAATTCCCGCTGAAGGCTATCTGCTGCGCCAGACGGATCTGGCCACCACCCTGCAAGCCTTGGCAGAACATGGCCGTGAAGGTTTCTACACCGGCCCGGTGGCCGAACGCCTGGTCACCGGGGTGCGTCATGCAGGTGGCATCTGGACACTGGATGACCTTCATGAATACCGCATCGCCCGCCGCGAACCACTGCGTTTTGCACTCGAAGACGGCCGCGAGCTGATCAGCGCACCGCCCCCTTCGGCAGGCGGCGTGGCCCTGGCACAGAGCCTGGCGATGCTCGAACAATTGCCCTGGCGCGACGCCGAACCGGTTCAGCGCGTGCATTACGTGGTCGAAGCCCTACGCCGCGCCTACCGCGATCGAGGCCTGCTGGGCGACCCGGACTTCATCAAGAACCCACTGGAACAACTGCTCTCGCCGGGACATCTGGCGGTACTCGCCGGCAGCATCGACCCCGAGCAGGCCACCCCCAGCTCCAGCCTGCCTCCGGCTGGCACTTGGCACGAAGGCGACCACACCACCCACTTCGCCGTGCTCGATGCAGAGGGCAATGCGGTCGCTGCCACGCTGTCGATCAACCTGCCGTTCGGCGCTGCCTTCACCGTGCCCGGCACCGGCGTGCTGCTCAACGACGAGATGGACGATTTCGCCGCTGACGTGCAAGGCGCCAACACCTACGGCCTGGCCGGCAGCCAGGCCAATGTCATTGCTGGCGGCAAACGCCCGCTGTCCTCCATGAGCCCGAGCTTCATCGAGAGCAGCGACGAATTCGCCGCCTTCGGTACCCCTGGGGGCAGCCGCATTCCCAGCATGGTGCTGCTGTCGATGCTCGAATACCTGGACGATCAGCCCATCGAGCGCTGGCCGGCAGTGGCCCGTTACCACCATCAGTTCCTGCCGGACGTGATCGAGCACGAACCGGATACCTTCAGCGACGAGCAGGTCGCCGAACTGCAGAAGCGCGGCTACGAGCTCAAGCGCCTGGATCGGCAGTATGGCAATCAGCAGGTGCTGTTCTGGGACAAGGTCAGCGGCGAGGTAAAGGCCGCCAGCGATCCACGGGGTATCGGCACGGCAACCCCGTAG
- the coaD gene encoding pantetheine-phosphate adenylyltransferase: MNRVLYPGTFDPITKGHGDLVERASRLFDHVIIAVAASPKKNPLFPLEQRVELAREVTKHLPNVEVVGFATLLAHFVKEQNANVFLRGLRAVSDFEYEFQLANMNRQLAPDVESLFLTPSEKYSFISSTLVREIAALGGDISKFVHPAVADALNERFRKS; the protein is encoded by the coding sequence ATGAATCGAGTGTTGTACCCGGGTACCTTCGACCCCATCACCAAAGGCCATGGCGATCTGGTCGAGCGCGCCTCGCGGCTGTTCGATCACGTCATCATCGCCGTCGCCGCCAGCCCCAAGAAGAACCCGCTGTTCCCGCTGGAACAACGCGTCGAGCTGGCCCGTGAGGTGACCAAGCATCTGCCCAACGTCGAAGTGGTGGGGTTTGCCACTCTGCTCGCGCACTTCGTCAAGGAACAGAACGCCAACGTGTTCCTGCGCGGCCTGCGTGCCGTATCGGACTTCGAGTACGAATTCCAGCTGGCCAATATGAACCGCCAGTTGGCGCCGGACGTCGAGAGCCTGTTCCTTACCCCGTCGGAGAAGTACTCCTTCATCTCCTCGACCCTAGTGCGCGAAATCGCGGCGCTGGGTGGTGATATCTCCAAATTCGTTCACCCGGCCGTGGCCGACGCCCTGAACGAGCGCTTCCGCAAGAGCTGA
- a CDS encoding TetR/AcrR family transcriptional regulator, with translation MAPPKTRDRIVAESLALFNSQGERNVTTNHIAAHLGMSPGNLYYHFRNKQVIIAELFAQYEAQVDSFLRLPEGRALTVEDKTFYLEALLAAMWHYRFLHRDLEHLLDSDAELAERYRAFARRCLVGAQSIYQGFVEAGILLMNPAQIEALTLNSWIIMTSWVRFLCTAGANPDNLSQDMLRRGIYQVLALEGGYIAPSAREAVEALYARLHVPLEQVLG, from the coding sequence ATGGCGCCACCCAAGACCCGCGACCGCATCGTTGCCGAGAGCCTGGCCCTGTTCAACAGCCAGGGCGAGCGCAACGTCACCACCAACCACATCGCTGCGCACCTGGGCATGTCGCCGGGCAATCTGTATTACCACTTCCGCAACAAGCAGGTGATCATCGCCGAGCTGTTCGCTCAATACGAAGCGCAGGTCGACAGCTTCCTGCGTCTGCCCGAAGGCCGTGCGCTGACGGTGGAAGACAAGACCTTCTATCTGGAAGCACTGCTGGCAGCGATGTGGCACTACCGCTTCCTGCACCGCGATCTGGAGCACCTGCTGGATTCCGACGCCGAACTGGCCGAGCGCTACCGTGCCTTCGCCCGGCGTTGTCTGGTCGGGGCGCAGTCGATTTACCAGGGATTCGTCGAGGCGGGCATCCTGTTGATGAATCCGGCGCAGATCGAGGCGCTGACGCTCAATAGCTGGATCATCATGACTTCCTGGGTGCGCTTTCTCTGCACCGCCGGGGCCAACCCGGACAACCTCAGCCAGGACATGCTGCGCCGCGGTATCTATCAGGTGCTTGCGTTGGAGGGGGGCTACATTGCGCCCTCGGCGCGCGAGGCGGTCGAAGCGCTGTATGCCCGGCTGCATGTGCCGCTGGAGCAGGTGCTGGGGTGA
- a CDS encoding M16 family metallopeptidase, translating to MKTEHRRLGLLGLVLSSALVLGACANLSDNAPTGDAAKLQSLAALDGKAPTRRTLEIQTWNTAQGAKVLFVEAHELPMFDLRLTFAAGSSQDGDVPGLATLTNAMLNEGVPGRDVGAIAAGFEGLGAEFGNGAYRDMAVASLRSLSAQEQREPALALFAEVLGKPTFPADSLARIKNQLLAGFEFQKQNPGKLASLELFERLYGKHPYAHPSDGTAQSIPAITRQQLQAFHARAYTAGNAVIALVGDLSRAEAEAIANQVSAALPKGPALANIAQPQTPKAGASHIEYPSNQTHLLIAQLGIDRRDPDYAALYLGNQIFGGGGFGTRLMSEVREKRGLTYGVYSGFSAMQARGPFMINLQTRAELSEGTLKLVKQLLTDYLRDGPTQQELDNAKRELAGSFPLSTASNAAIVGQLASMGFYDLPLSYLDDFMRDVQSLTTEQVKAAMAKHLDPEALVVVTAGPTVAQKELPPPTDRPAEQTSTVPH from the coding sequence ATGAAGACTGAGCACCGCCGCCTGGGCCTGCTCGGCCTGGTTCTGTCCAGCGCACTGGTGCTGGGCGCCTGCGCCAACCTCTCTGACAATGCGCCGACGGGCGATGCAGCCAAGCTGCAGTCCCTGGCCGCACTCGACGGCAAGGCGCCAACCCGCCGCACCCTGGAGATCCAGACCTGGAACACCGCGCAAGGCGCCAAGGTGCTGTTCGTCGAAGCCCATGAGCTGCCGATGTTCGACCTGCGCCTAACCTTCGCCGCCGGCAGCAGCCAGGACGGCGACGTGCCGGGCCTGGCCACCCTGACCAACGCCATGCTCAACGAAGGCGTGCCGGGCAGGGATGTCGGCGCCATCGCCGCCGGTTTCGAGGGCCTCGGCGCCGAATTCGGCAATGGCGCCTACCGCGATATGGCCGTGGCCAGCCTGCGCAGCCTCAGTGCACAGGAACAACGTGAGCCGGCACTGGCCCTGTTCGCCGAAGTACTGGGCAAGCCCACCTTCCCCGCCGACTCGCTGGCACGGATCAAGAACCAGTTGCTCGCCGGTTTCGAGTTCCAGAAGCAGAACCCAGGCAAGCTGGCCAGTCTGGAGCTGTTCGAGCGCCTGTACGGCAAGCACCCCTACGCTCATCCGAGCGACGGCACCGCCCAGTCGATTCCGGCGATCACCCGCCAGCAACTGCAGGCTTTCCATGCTCGTGCCTACACTGCCGGCAATGCGGTAATCGCGCTGGTCGGCGACCTGTCACGCGCCGAAGCCGAGGCCATCGCCAATCAGGTGTCGGCTGCCTTGCCGAAGGGCCCGGCACTGGCGAACATCGCCCAGCCACAAACGCCGAAGGCCGGCGCCAGCCATATCGAATATCCGTCCAACCAGACCCACCTGCTGATCGCCCAACTCGGCATCGACCGCCGCGACCCGGACTACGCTGCGCTGTACCTGGGCAATCAGATCTTCGGTGGCGGCGGTTTCGGCACACGCCTGATGAGCGAAGTGCGCGAAAAGCGCGGTCTGACCTATGGCGTCTACTCCGGCTTCAGCGCCATGCAGGCGCGTGGCCCGTTCATGATCAACCTGCAGACCCGTGCCGAGCTCAGCGAGGGCACTCTGAAACTGGTCAAGCAACTGCTCACCGACTACCTGCGTGACGGCCCCACTCAACAAGAGCTGGACAATGCCAAACGCGAGCTGGCCGGCAGCTTCCCGCTGTCCACCGCGAGCAATGCCGCTATCGTCGGGCAGTTGGCCTCGATGGGCTTCTACGACCTGCCCTTGAGCTACCTGGACGATTTCATGCGTGACGTGCAGAGCCTCACGACCGAGCAGGTGAAAGCGGCAATGGCCAAGCATCTCGACCCGGAAGCACTGGTGGTGGTCACTGCCGGTCCGACAGTGGCGCAGAAAGAACTGCCGCCGCCCACCGACCGCCCGGCCGAACAGACCAGCACGGTGCCGCACTGA
- a CDS encoding YfhL family 4Fe-4S dicluster ferredoxin: protein MSLIITDDCINCDVCEPECPNGAISQGEEIYVIDPNLCTECVGHYDEPQCQQVCPVDCIPLDENNVESKDQLLQKYRLITGKA from the coding sequence ATGTCCCTGATCATCACCGACGATTGCATCAACTGCGACGTCTGCGAACCCGAGTGCCCCAACGGCGCCATTTCTCAGGGTGAGGAGATCTACGTGATCGACCCCAACCTGTGCACCGAATGCGTCGGTCACTACGATGAGCCGCAGTGCCAGCAGGTCTGCCCCGTTGACTGCATTCCGCTCGACGAGAACAACGTCGAGAGCAAGGATCAACTGCTGCAGAAGTACCGCCTGATCACCGGCAAGGCCTGA
- the rsmD gene encoding 16S rRNA (guanine(966)-N(2))-methyltransferase RsmD, whose amino-acid sequence MRARTPQKSAAKAHGGQGQLRIIGGEWRSRRFAFPDGPGLRPTPDRVRETLFNWLAPYVEGAHVLDPFAGSGALLLEALSRGAASGLACDLNPASVAALRGHLATLQCSNGEIQLGDALQLLARPAPRHFDIALLDPPFHKDLLQDACTLLETQGWLADNAWIYTESETTPSTLGLPGNWRLHREKHTGQVHYALWQRNA is encoded by the coding sequence ATGCGCGCACGCACACCGCAGAAATCGGCCGCCAAAGCTCATGGCGGCCAGGGTCAGTTGCGCATCATCGGTGGCGAGTGGCGTTCGCGGCGCTTCGCCTTCCCCGACGGGCCGGGCCTGCGCCCGACCCCGGATCGTGTGCGCGAAACCCTGTTCAACTGGCTGGCGCCTTATGTCGAGGGCGCCCATGTGCTCGACCCCTTCGCCGGTAGCGGTGCACTGCTGCTCGAAGCCCTGTCGCGCGGTGCCGCCAGCGGCCTGGCCTGCGACCTGAATCCAGCATCGGTTGCGGCATTGCGTGGGCACCTGGCGACATTGCAGTGCAGCAATGGCGAAATTCAGCTGGGCGACGCCCTGCAATTGCTGGCCCGCCCGGCGCCGCGTCATTTCGATATCGCCCTGCTCGACCCGCCATTCCACAAGGATCTGCTGCAGGACGCCTGCACGCTGCTGGAGACGCAGGGCTGGCTGGCCGATAACGCCTGGATCTATACCGAAAGCGAGACGACGCCTTCGACCCTGGGCCTGCCCGGCAACTGGCGTCTGCACCGCGAAAAGCACACCGGCCAGGTGCATTACGCACTGTGGCAAAGAAACGCGTAG
- a CDS encoding twin-arginine translocation pathway signal protein, protein MNDTTLPTPQLSRRNLLKVGLMGTALLGTAGLTATLSGCSASTPASGYLILRSSDLPFLRALIPVMLNGAVSAEQMPQAIDGTLKSLDTSLAHLSPEMLKLTVQLFDVLALPITRGPLTGVWGSWDNASGDDVRQFLTRWQNSSLSLLRMGHASLLQLVMMAWYSRQEAWAHCGYPGPPTV, encoded by the coding sequence ATGAACGACACCACTCTTCCAACGCCGCAACTGTCGCGGCGCAACCTGCTCAAGGTCGGCCTGATGGGCACGGCGCTTCTCGGCACTGCCGGGTTGACCGCAACCCTCAGCGGCTGCTCCGCCAGCACACCGGCCAGCGGCTACCTGATCCTGCGCAGCAGCGACCTGCCCTTTCTGCGCGCGCTGATCCCGGTGATGCTCAATGGCGCCGTCAGCGCCGAGCAGATGCCGCAGGCCATCGACGGCACACTGAAGAGCCTCGACACCAGCCTGGCGCACCTGTCGCCGGAGATGCTGAAGCTCACCGTGCAACTGTTCGACGTGCTGGCCCTGCCCATCACCCGTGGCCCGCTGACCGGGGTCTGGGGCAGTTGGGACAACGCCAGCGGCGATGACGTGCGGCAGTTCCTCACCCGCTGGCAGAACAGCAGCCTGAGCCTGCTACGCATGGGCCACGCCTCGCTGCTGCAGCTGGTGATGATGGCCTGGTACAGCCGCCAGGAGGCCTGGGCGCATTGCGGCTACCCCGGCCCACCCACGGTCTGA
- a CDS encoding phosphopantetheine adenylyltransferase gives MSKLIAFLLLVAGIIHLLPVAGVLGGERLNALYGIALDEPNLQILMRHRAVLFGLLGALLVAAAFIPTLRSLALFGGLVSVLAFLLLAWGAPVYNEALRRVVIADWIALACLLPALVLHLRSN, from the coding sequence ATGAGCAAGCTGATCGCGTTTCTGTTGCTGGTGGCAGGCATCATCCATCTGCTGCCAGTGGCCGGTGTGCTCGGTGGCGAACGCCTCAATGCGCTTTACGGCATTGCCCTGGATGAGCCTAACCTGCAGATACTCATGCGCCATCGTGCGGTACTGTTCGGCCTGCTCGGCGCCCTGCTGGTGGCGGCAGCGTTCATCCCGACCTTGCGCAGCCTCGCACTGTTCGGCGGGCTGGTCAGCGTGCTCGCCTTTCTTCTGCTGGCATGGGGCGCACCGGTCTACAACGAGGCTTTGCGCCGAGTGGTGATCGCCGACTGGATCGCCCTCGCCTGCCTTTTGCCTGCACTCGTGCTGCACCTGCGCAGCAACTGA
- a CDS encoding hydrolase: protein MNTDFRPAWWLPGPHLQTLWNPFCRKPPQLERQRERLWLDDGDFLDLDWHGPHDAHAPLVLVLHGLTGSSNSLYVLGLQQALASRGWASAALNWRGCSGEPNLLPRGYHSGASEDLASAVAHLRTQRPMAPLYAVGYSLGGNVLLKYLGESGEQSQLQGAVAVSVPFRLDQCADRIGLGFSRVYQAHFMREMVAYVNNKQRLFVESGQGERLSVLERLGPLDGMRTFWDFDGRITAPLHGFADAHDYYRRASSRFYLGEIRTRTLIIQAEDDPFIFRHSLPEASELAPGTEFELHAKGGHVGFVEGSPRKPVYYLERRIPQWLADLG, encoded by the coding sequence ATGAACACCGACTTTCGCCCCGCCTGGTGGCTCCCCGGCCCGCATCTGCAGACGCTGTGGAACCCCTTCTGTCGCAAACCGCCGCAACTGGAACGGCAGCGCGAACGGCTGTGGCTGGACGATGGCGACTTCCTCGACCTCGACTGGCATGGCCCACATGACGCCCATGCGCCGCTGGTGCTGGTCCTGCATGGCCTGACCGGCAGTTCCAATTCGCTCTATGTGCTGGGCCTGCAGCAGGCGCTGGCCTCGCGTGGCTGGGCCAGTGCCGCGCTGAACTGGCGCGGCTGCTCCGGTGAACCCAATCTGCTGCCGCGTGGCTACCACTCTGGCGCCAGCGAAGATCTGGCATCGGCCGTGGCGCATCTGCGCACGCAACGACCAATGGCCCCCTTGTACGCCGTCGGCTATTCGCTCGGCGGCAACGTGCTGCTCAAGTACCTGGGTGAGAGCGGCGAGCAGAGCCAGCTGCAGGGCGCGGTGGCGGTCTCGGTGCCGTTTCGTCTGGATCAGTGCGCCGACCGCATCGGTTTGGGCTTCTCGCGGGTGTACCAGGCGCACTTCATGCGCGAGATGGTCGCCTACGTGAACAACAAGCAACGCCTGTTCGTTGAGAGCGGCCAGGGCGAACGCCTGTCGGTGCTGGAGCGCCTCGGCCCGCTGGATGGCATGCGCACCTTCTGGGACTTCGACGGCCGCATCACTGCGCCGCTGCACGGCTTCGCCGATGCTCACGACTACTACCGCCGCGCCTCCAGCCGTTTCTACCTGGGTGAAATCCGTACGCGCACGCTGATTATTCAGGCCGAGGACGACCCCTTCATCTTCCGTCACAGCCTGCCCGAAGCCAGCGAACTGGCCCCAGGCACCGAGTTCGAGCTGCATGCCAAGGGCGGGCATGTCGGCTTCGTCGAGGGCAGCCCGCGCAAGCCGGTGTATTACCTGGAACGGCGCATCCCACAGTGGTTGGCTGACCTCGGCTAA